The Campylobacter sp. MG1 genome contains the following window.
TAATAAATTAAATCACAAATCCCTGTTTTATCAGGTGTGTTGATTTCTAATTCATAGTGTTTGTTAGGTGATTGTGCCACTTTTTTTGCAAGGTTTGAATTGATATAATTATTAAACAAACCAATAATCTTATCTTTGTATTCACTAAGTTCACATTCATTTATAAAACCCATCAAAATCTCATTTGTAGAATGCTCGTGAAATTTCTCTATCATTTTATGAACGCAACTTCCTATTTTTGTATTAAGATTTTCAACGCTATTTGTATTTGTGGCTGTAGTGATATGCTTATCTATTTTTAATTTATTTAGCTTTATTGTTTCTTGCTTAGGGCTAGTTTGCTTACAAGGGCTAATTTCATCTAGTAATAATTTTTCTCCTAAATCCTTTAAATCCTTGCAAATCATACTTTCATCTTTATATAGTTCATCAAGCATAGCTAAAAAAGAATTATCATTTGGCTTAGTTTTTGATAAAGTATAAGATAAAACTATATGCTTAATAGCCCTAGTTATCGCTACATACAATAGTCTTTTATTTTCATCAATATCTTGCTTTTTAGCTTGATTTTTGCTTAGCTCATAGCTTAGACTTGGCTCATCGCCTATTTTAAATCCTATATAATTCTCGCTAATTTTAAGAGAAGAATTATTCACTCCTAAAGCCTTGTTTACATTCATCAAAACGACCATTTCATACTCCAATCCTTTAGTTGAATGAATTGTACATAGGTTGATTTTATAATTATTTACAAATTTTGCTTGGGATTTTGTGCTAGTTTGTTTTCGTTTTTTTAGCTCTTTTATTATGTTTTCTTTGCTTTTTTTACTCTCAAGCTTGATTATCTCATCTAAAAACTCATCTAAATTAGCCCTTGATTTTTCATCGCTAAATACATCATAAAAGCCTTTTTCGTAGTATAAATGTACTAAAAATTCTGATAAACTCAAGCTTTCAAACCAACTTTTAAACTCGCTAAAAACACTAAAATCATTAGATTTTATAAGCCTAAGTCTATCATCATCGTTTAGATTAAAAATATCATTAAAAAGTGCTAGTTTTTCATAGTTTGTGTATTTTTCATCTTCTTTTTTATTTTTTATATTATATAGTGCAAAAATAAGGTTTAAAATATGATTTATTTCTGTTCTTTCATAAAATTTAGTATTATCATCAACACAATATTTCACACCAAATTCATCTAGTTTTTTAGCTAGATTATTCATTTGTGCTCTTGTATCAAACATCACCGCTATTTTATCATCTTTGTTTAGTTTATAAATATCATCTACTTGAACTAAAAATTTCGCCGTATTTTCATATCTTTCATCGCTATTTTCTACAATATAACTAATACTTCCACCTTTTAAATTATCATTTTTAGCGTTTAAGTCCGTATCTTTTAAATGTGAAAAAAGCTTTCTTGTGATTTGATTTATTATATTTAAGATTTCTTTGCTACTTCTATAATTATCATTCATAAAAACTTGCTCTAAATCTTTTATGGCATTTTTATATACATTTACATTTGC
Protein-coding sequences here:
- a CDS encoding UvrD-helicase domain-containing protein, which codes for MNKYSIQKSFTINAGAGTGKTYTLSRRYINAILGFDLFASSVDDEFFYTEQNSKNVENILTLTYTNAAANEMKSRIFTLMQDILDDRLSGIDKARFEKVKNSNYIKQTLKTAIKNIHKVNICTFHSFATKLLKEQNPFLSFELLDDELKNKCFNELYFELLSNNEKLVKELDLNTLNEFCKAYIFDDRFRQICKNFKLDEIEYEYLELKKIDIDYLYQNIDILGDKKDLALGVLDGVSDVIPRKSGTMEQKEYIEKLKEFVCYKRALNVQDEFVKLFEIMLKLANELRQNYEQLAKNEKFMDFDMLINKFIKEIDELKDINYIMFDEFQDTNEEQYSIINKLNNVNIFSVGDIKQSIYAFAGANVNVYKNAIKDLEQVFMNDNYRSSKEILNIINQITRKLFSHLKDTDLNAKNDNLKGGSISYIVENSDERYENTAKFLVQVDDIYKLNKDDKIAVMFDTRAQMNNLAKKLDEFGVKYCVDDNTKFYERTEINHILNLIFALYNIKNKKEDEKYTNYEKLALFNDIFNLNDDDRLRLIKSNDFSVFSEFKSWFESLSLSEFLVHLYYEKGFYDVFSDEKSRANLDEFLDEIIKLESKKSKENIIKELKKRKQTSTKSQAKFVNNYKINLCTIHSTKGLEYEMVVLMNVNKALGVNNSSLKISENYIGFKIGDEPSLSYELSKNQAKKQDIDENKRLLYVAITRAIKHIVLSYTLSKTKPNDNSFLAMLDELYKDESMICKDLKDLGEKLLLDEISPCKQTSPKQETIKLNKLKIDKHITTATNTNSVENLNTKIGSCVHKMIEKFHEHSTNEILMGFINECELSEYKDKIIGLFNNYINSNLAKKVAQSPNKHYELEINTPDKTGICDLIYYDNDCGAYVIVDFKTGKKSQEKENAYQKQLEFYKLMIENEGYKIAKTEIFWLENKND